In Mycoavidus cysteinexigens, a genomic segment contains:
- a CDS encoding sulfite exporter TauE/SafE family protein — protein MSFDSVFFILILGAMVAGFVQGLSGFAFGMVSMSFWAWVLEPQLVIAMTVFGGLTGQLLAVTTVRRALNLPLLLPFLIGGLIGIPIGVAILPYLNVSLLKTILGCLLIVWCPIMLLKDRLPPFKLRSRLADSIVGGLGGIMGGLGGFAGALPTLWCMLSSFDKNTQRAVIQNFNLSILAATMVSYIATGVVTRSMLPMFAVVAVAMLIPTLIGARLYKGIDELTFRRIVLGLLTFSGVALLVSVWI, from the coding sequence ATGTCTTTTGACTCAGTTTTTTTTATTTTAATACTTGGCGCGATGGTCGCCGGTTTTGTCCAGGGACTTTCTGGCTTTGCGTTTGGCATGGTCTCTATGTCATTCTGGGCTTGGGTTCTCGAGCCGCAGCTTGTGATTGCGATGACCGTTTTTGGGGGGCTGACTGGCCAGTTATTGGCTGTGACGACAGTGCGTCGTGCCCTGAATTTGCCATTACTACTGCCCTTTCTTATAGGTGGGCTAATAGGCATTCCTATTGGCGTAGCGATATTGCCCTACTTAAATGTGAGCCTTTTAAAAACGATTTTAGGGTGCTTACTTATTGTTTGGTGTCCTATTATGCTTTTAAAAGATCGACTACCACCGTTTAAATTGCGGTCGCGCCTAGCTGACAGCATAGTAGGCGGCTTGGGCGGCATCATGGGTGGACTCGGAGGATTCGCCGGCGCGCTTCCGACTTTATGGTGTATGTTGTCCAGCTTTGATAAAAATACGCAGCGTGCGGTGATTCAGAATTTTAACCTTTCCATCTTGGCTGCGACCATGGTGAGCTACATTGCCACGGGTGTTGTAACGCGCAGCATGTTACCGATGTTTGCGGTGGTAGCCGTGGCTATGCTGATACCGACTTTAATTGGGGCGCGCTTATATAAGGGGATTGATGAGCTTACTTTTCGCAGAATCGTGCTAGGTTTGCTTACCTTTTCGGGAGTGGCTTTATTGGTTTCTGTTTGGATTTAA
- a CDS encoding ABC transporter ATP-binding protein gives MLARGSRTLVAGFTQCFLPGQIWCIAGPNGVGKTTLIESLAGLCQAQQGEIKLDGRVLPSWSTVALARRRALLPQTLQDIFSSSVFETVLLSRYPYLAGWGWETKQDHLATWAALASWNLASLATRDVMSLSGGERQRVALAAVLCQQTPLLLLDEPLAYLDLPYQIDCLQRLRSWVGDAQRTIIFSCHDLNLARRFATHALLLDGNGAAYSGLARDILSPILVSRVFQYPFKLLQDAEQEILTPV, from the coding sequence ATGCTCGCGCGGGGTTCTCGCACTCTCGTGGCTGGCTTCACACAATGCTTTTTGCCGGGGCAGATATGGTGTATTGCTGGCCCTAATGGGGTGGGTAAAACAACTTTAATCGAAAGCTTAGCGGGCTTGTGCCAAGCGCAGCAAGGTGAGATTAAGCTGGATGGTCGCGTGCTGCCCTCATGGTCAACCGTTGCGCTCGCGCGGCGACGAGCGTTATTGCCGCAAACTTTGCAAGATATATTTAGCTCCAGTGTATTTGAGACCGTCTTACTCAGTCGTTATCCTTATCTGGCAGGTTGGGGTTGGGAGACCAAGCAAGACCACCTGGCTACTTGGGCGGCGCTCGCGAGCTGGAATTTAGCGTCGCTGGCTACGCGTGATGTGATGTCACTCTCGGGCGGCGAGCGGCAGCGGGTTGCGTTGGCGGCAGTGCTCTGCCAGCAGACGCCATTACTTTTATTGGATGAGCCGCTAGCGTATTTAGATTTACCTTACCAAATTGATTGCCTACAGCGTTTACGGAGTTGGGTGGGGGATGCGCAACGCACAATTATTTTTTCATGTCATGATTTAAATTTGGCGCGCCGGTTCGCCACCCACGCACTTTTGCTGGATGGCAATGGAGCTGCCTATAGTGGCCTAGCGCGGGACATTCTCTCGCCGATCCTAGTGAGCCGCGTGTTCCAATATCCGTTTAAACTTTTGCAAGACGCTGAACAAGAAATCTTGACGCCGGTTTAA
- a CDS encoding FecCD family ABC transporter permease — protein sequence MTLQRAASIWAILFLIAVIVFVVSLAVGSVTLSFAQLLRVCFIAEDSVAAQIVHTLRLPRAVAGFACGALLSVAGALLQILLRNPLADPYVLGVSGGAASFALGAMMLSVPAFYINLCAFAGALVAIMILLLATRRIGLQHASLIAAPHLLLSGVVLATGWGALMILLLTLAPERALRGMMFWLVGDLSGVTQGWFALVVLAGVLSISLRYATQLNVLLRGETTAYALGVAVVPLRRRIYWLASLATATAVSSIGSVGFIGLVVPHGLRLLLGNDQRMLLPAVALAGGALTLVADLAARTIAAPLQLPLGAVTALIGVPVFLWLLASTRR from the coding sequence ATGACGTTACAGCGAGCTGCCTCCATCTGGGCGATACTTTTCTTGATTGCAGTTATCGTATTTGTAGTCTCGCTCGCAGTCGGCAGCGTTACGTTGTCTTTCGCGCAATTATTGCGCGTTTGCTTCATCGCTGAGGACAGCGTTGCGGCACAAATTGTTCATACTTTGCGGCTACCTCGCGCGGTAGCAGGCTTTGCTTGCGGTGCATTGCTGTCGGTGGCGGGCGCGCTACTCCAAATTTTATTGCGTAATCCACTTGCCGATCCTTATGTGCTAGGCGTATCAGGCGGCGCAGCCAGTTTTGCTTTGGGTGCGATGATGCTCTCGGTACCGGCTTTTTATATTAATCTTTGTGCTTTTGCCGGCGCGCTTGTGGCCATCATGATTTTATTGCTCGCCACGCGGCGCATAGGGTTGCAGCACGCATCGCTTATCGCTGCGCCGCACTTATTATTAAGTGGAGTTGTGTTAGCGACAGGTTGGGGTGCATTGATGATTCTTTTACTCACGCTAGCGCCAGAGCGCGCATTGCGTGGCATGATGTTCTGGCTGGTCGGAGATTTGAGCGGCGTAACGCAAGGTTGGTTTGCATTAGTCGTGCTTGCCGGGGTGCTCAGCATAAGCTTAAGGTATGCGACACAATTAAATGTTTTGCTGCGCGGCGAGACTACGGCGTATGCGCTAGGGGTTGCGGTTGTGCCATTGCGGCGGCGGATTTATTGGTTGGCTTCACTGGCCACAGCAACCGCAGTAAGTAGTATTGGGAGCGTTGGATTTATTGGCCTAGTGGTACCTCATGGATTGCGCCTTTTACTGGGAAATGATCAACGCATGTTGTTGCCGGCGGTGGCCCTGGCCGGCGGGGCATTGACCCTGGTGGCGGATCTTGCGGCGCGCACTATAGCCGCGCCGCTTCAATTACCATTAGGTGCCGTGACTGCATTGATTGGGGTACCGGTCTTTTTATGGTTGCTTGCCAGCACGCGCCGATGA
- a CDS encoding WD40 repeat domain-containing protein, with protein sequence MLTPISNKAIPACFIAQKSAQPSFLSLPLEIQQEVEDLLDFSGRQAMFGAKITVTRNGEAVEEPAVKLRLIKSRINEKYQRDLVNSDRELHKFAFSQLERLSALGKLDEVIEKNEFCWLLWLIDKPEISEFLQVKIKENPELERKLWNWVMLSRLEEVQIKAAHAITFLVRAGVQFNNKNLNGIRVPGADLSDGAFDSAQLQGADLRNVHFHRTWLQQANLSRAQMSGVQFGELAYLQEESNVTSCAYSPDGKAFAVGLGNGNINVYTTLAWEKVLTLEGHTNSVRSIAYSPSGIQIASGSEDETVRVWDMQSGAVVYILEDHTDPVWSVTYSPDGLQIASGSVDYTVRLWNVQSGMAVSTLKGHTSSVLSLAYSQNGTQIASGSLDKTIRIWNTQDGSLIRTLEGHKGGTYNIAYSPNGMQIASGGVDTMIRIWDVQNGAAIYVLEGHRGEIHSLAYSPNGMQIASGSDDSTVRLWNAQTGMPLQILEGHTHPVFSVVYSPNGTQLASGGDDETVRLWDTQRRSSIHRLEGHSESITSACYAPDGEQVASGSFDSAVRLWDARGAIARILTGHTAEVYNVVYSPSGTQIASGSADKTIRLWDAQNGAALHTLKGHNGPISSRLVYSPDGLQIASSSDETIRLWDTQSGMTATILEGHTGDILSVMYSPDGLQLASSSVDQTIRVWDVQSGATVRVLKGHTKWVSGIVYSPDGLHIASGSADHTIRLWDVQSEVTIHMLEGHTDAVLRVVYSPSGTQIASGSSDKTVRLWDVYSGAVIHILRGHTDKISSVAYSPCEALIAAGSDDNIIRVWELASGECVKVIQEMCGDSIAWKKTPEGSYLLTCGEEDRLLRQWKVKKEEGYTAELEYISLHGQLNVRNMLIEEVSGLSQTHEKLLKQRGAVDRCK encoded by the coding sequence ATGTTAACTCCAATTTCGAATAAAGCTATTCCAGCCTGTTTTATTGCACAAAAATCGGCGCAGCCATCATTTTTATCGTTACCCCTAGAAATTCAGCAAGAGGTAGAAGATCTATTGGATTTTTCAGGTCGCCAGGCAATGTTTGGAGCTAAGATAACAGTGACTCGGAATGGTGAGGCAGTAGAAGAGCCAGCTGTGAAACTCCGTTTAATCAAAAGCCGTATCAATGAAAAGTATCAAAGGGACTTGGTGAATTCGGATAGGGAGTTACATAAATTTGCATTCAGCCAATTAGAAAGATTATCTGCCTTGGGAAAACTCGATGAGGTGATAGAAAAGAATGAATTTTGTTGGCTGCTGTGGCTTATTGATAAGCCAGAAATATCGGAATTTTTACAAGTAAAAATAAAAGAAAATCCTGAATTAGAAAGAAAATTATGGAATTGGGTAATGCTCTCTAGGCTAGAAGAGGTGCAAATCAAAGCAGCGCATGCGATCACATTCTTAGTAAGAGCGGGCGTCCAATTTAATAATAAAAATTTAAATGGAATACGTGTGCCAGGTGCTGATTTAAGTGATGGTGCATTTGATTCAGCGCAATTGCAGGGAGCAGATCTAAGAAACGTCCATTTTCATCGGACATGGCTGCAACAAGCGAATTTAAGCAGAGCACAGATGTCAGGAGTGCAGTTTGGCGAATTGGCCTATTTGCAAGAAGAAAGCAATGTGACTTCATGCGCCTATTCCCCGGATGGTAAAGCATTTGCTGTAGGACTTGGCAACGGCAATATCAACGTATATACGACTTTGGCTTGGGAAAAAGTACTCACCTTAGAAGGACATACAAACTCTGTTAGGAGTATTGCCTATTCACCAAGCGGGATACAGATTGCTTCTGGTAGTGAAGATGAAACGGTCCGCGTTTGGGATATGCAAAGCGGTGCGGTTGTATATATTTTAGAGGATCATACCGATCCTGTATGGAGCGTGACATATTCACCAGATGGATTACAGATTGCCTCGGGCAGTGTTGATTACACAGTACGTCTATGGAACGTGCAAAGCGGCATGGCTGTGTCCACCTTAAAAGGGCATACCTCCTCTGTTCTTAGTTTGGCGTATTCACAAAACGGGACGCAGATTGCCTCGGGCAGCTTGGACAAAACGATCCGTATTTGGAATACACAAGACGGCTCGCTTATACGCACGTTGGAGGGACATAAAGGTGGGACCTATAACATAGCGTATTCACCGAATGGGATGCAGATTGCCTCGGGTGGCGTGGATACAATGATCCGTATCTGGGATGTGCAAAACGGTGCGGCTATATACGTCTTAGAAGGACATAGAGGTGAGATCCATAGCCTGGCGTATTCGCCGAACGGGATGCAGATTGCATCAGGTAGCGACGACTCGACTGTCCGTCTATGGAACGCGCAAACTGGCATGCCTTTGCAAATTTTAGAAGGACATACACACCCTGTTTTTAGCGTAGTGTATTCGCCAAACGGAACCCAACTTGCCTCTGGTGGCGATGATGAAACAGTCCGTTTATGGGACACGCAAAGAAGATCTTCTATACACAGGTTAGAGGGACACTCAGAATCTATTACAAGTGCGTGTTATGCGCCAGATGGAGAGCAGGTTGCTTCAGGCAGTTTTGATAGTGCGGTTCGTTTATGGGATGCACGTGGGGCGATTGCACGTATCTTAACGGGGCATACAGCCGAGGTTTACAACGTAGTGTATTCACCAAGCGGAACGCAGATCGCCTCAGGTAGTGCCGATAAGACCATTCGTCTGTGGGATGCGCAAAACGGCGCAGCTTTGCATACTCTAAAGGGACATAATGGACCGATTAGTAGTAGGCTAGTGTATTCGCCAGATGGATTACAAATCGCCTCCAGTTCTGATGAGACGATTCGTTTATGGGATACGCAAAGTGGCATGACCGCAACCATTTTAGAAGGGCATACAGGCGATATTTTAAGCGTGATGTATTCACCGGATGGGTTGCAGCTTGCTTCGAGCAGTGTTGACCAAACTATCCGTGTGTGGGATGTACAAAGCGGTGCGACGGTACGTGTTTTGAAAGGACATACTAAGTGGGTTAGTGGGATAGTATATTCGCCAGATGGATTACACATCGCCTCAGGCAGCGCTGATCATACAATTCGTTTGTGGGATGTACAAAGTGAAGTAACTATACATATGTTAGAAGGACACACTGACGCCGTTTTGAGGGTGGTATATTCACCAAGTGGCACACAGATTGCCTCAGGCAGTTCTGATAAGACAGTCCGTTTATGGGATGTGTATAGTGGAGCGGTGATACATATCTTACGTGGACATACAGATAAAATTTCGAGTGTGGCGTATTCGCCATGCGAAGCGCTAATTGCTGCAGGCAGCGATGACAATATCATCCGTGTGTGGGAGCTTGCTTCTGGAGAGTGTGTAAAAGTGATTCAAGAAATGTGTGGCGATAGCATAGCCTGGAAAAAGACACCTGAAGGCTCTTATTTATTGACGTGTGGTGAAGAAGATCGTTTATTGCGTCAGTGGAAGGTAAAAAAAGAAGAAGGGTATACAGCAGAGTTGGAGTACATATCATTGCACGGACAACTCAATGTGAGAAATATGCTAATTGAAGAAGTAAGCGGTTTAAGCCAGACACATGAAAAACTCTTAAAACAGAGAGGGGCAGTAGACCGCTGTAAATAA
- a CDS encoding RelA/SpoT family protein: MNHEMLSQPAASALGLGDALAFVREQAGTLRLDSGEPVVDHALGVVRIIEALNVDQPTLIASVIFNTLNYKAQPDPLLVARFGPEITQLATDVCKLMRLGVSKEQTTLAAGPHRAGRDIEAARRAQIEAVRKMLLAFAQDVRVVLIRLASRLQTLRYYAAAQQRPALAVVREMLELDAPLANRLGIWQLKWELEDLALRFEDPVTYKHIAGLLDEKRIERKAYIVETITQLQLELSKASIRADVSGRPKHIYSIWRKMRSKQLDFSELYDVRALRVIVDDIKDCYSVLGIVHNLWQPVPKEFDDYISRPKPNGYKSLHTVVLDHESRALEIQIRTHEMHRFAEYGVAAHWRYKETEGQNYDGQTVAQSRYDEKLAWLRQLLAWKDEVTQSEAAANLYADKKPWEQLKQASLDDRLYVLTPQAHVVALPQGSTAIDFAYYLHTELGHRCRGARIDGAMVPLNTPLHNGQTVEIIAVKQGGPSRDWLNPQLAYLSSARAKQKVRAWFNAIDLQQDIVSGRALVEKTLQREGKTSTNLEELAAKLGFKSAEELFIAVSKEELSPRSIEQVLVIPGAEQNHSAAAWVTRKSSDLSVLQGASSGVLVVGVSALMTHFARCCRPAPPDPIVGFVTRARGISIHRAQCASFLHLAQRMPERVMQTTWPSHAQSRLGTIVYPIDLVIEATDRPGLLRDISEVFAREKINVINVKIVSRRTIALMHFTVEVTSTAQVSRAAALLIEVVGVLRAMRKS; the protein is encoded by the coding sequence ATGAACCATGAGATGCTTTCTCAACCCGCAGCGAGTGCTTTAGGGCTTGGAGATGCGCTAGCCTTTGTGCGTGAGCAAGCGGGTACGCTTAGATTAGATTCGGGAGAGCCTGTCGTTGATCATGCGCTAGGCGTTGTGCGTATTATCGAAGCGCTGAATGTAGATCAACCCACCTTGATTGCTTCAGTTATCTTTAATACCCTCAATTACAAAGCCCAGCCTGATCCGCTTCTGGTGGCTCGCTTTGGTCCTGAAATTACTCAGCTCGCAACGGATGTATGCAAGCTGATGCGGCTTGGCGTCAGCAAAGAACAGACGACACTCGCGGCCGGGCCGCATCGCGCTGGCCGCGATATTGAGGCAGCGCGGCGTGCGCAAATCGAAGCAGTGCGCAAAATGTTATTAGCCTTTGCCCAAGATGTGCGAGTGGTGTTGATCCGCCTGGCCTCTCGGCTGCAGACCCTACGCTACTATGCTGCGGCGCAGCAGCGACCAGCGCTTGCAGTGGTACGTGAAATGCTTGAGTTAGACGCGCCGCTGGCGAATCGTCTTGGCATTTGGCAGCTAAAATGGGAACTCGAAGACTTGGCCCTTCGCTTCGAGGACCCAGTGACCTACAAACACATTGCAGGCTTACTGGACGAAAAGCGGATTGAGCGTAAAGCCTATATCGTGGAGACGATCACTCAATTGCAACTCGAGTTATCAAAGGCGAGTATACGGGCCGACGTCAGTGGTCGGCCCAAGCATATCTATAGCATTTGGCGCAAAATGCGCAGTAAGCAGCTCGATTTTTCTGAGCTTTATGATGTCCGCGCATTGCGCGTGATTGTGGATGACATAAAAGATTGTTACAGCGTGCTTGGTATTGTGCATAATCTTTGGCAGCCGGTCCCAAAAGAGTTTGATGATTATATTTCACGGCCTAAGCCCAACGGCTATAAATCATTGCACACCGTAGTGTTAGATCATGAAAGTCGCGCCTTGGAAATTCAAATTCGCACCCATGAAATGCATCGCTTTGCAGAATATGGCGTTGCGGCGCATTGGCGCTACAAAGAAACTGAGGGGCAAAATTATGACGGGCAGACGGTGGCCCAAAGCCGTTATGATGAAAAACTAGCCTGGTTGCGTCAATTGCTTGCGTGGAAGGACGAGGTAACGCAGAGTGAAGCCGCAGCAAATTTATACGCTGACAAAAAACCGTGGGAACAATTAAAACAAGCGTCGCTGGATGATCGCCTCTACGTACTCACGCCGCAGGCACATGTGGTTGCTTTACCGCAAGGATCGACCGCCATCGATTTTGCTTATTATTTGCATACGGAACTGGGCCATCGTTGCCGCGGCGCTCGGATTGATGGTGCCATGGTGCCGCTGAATACGCCGCTGCACAATGGCCAGACGGTTGAGATTATCGCGGTGAAACAGGGCGGTCCATCGCGTGATTGGCTGAATCCGCAATTGGCCTATTTAAGCAGTGCGCGCGCGAAACAAAAAGTGCGTGCTTGGTTTAATGCAATTGATTTGCAACAAGACATCGTTAGTGGGCGCGCTTTGGTCGAGAAAACCTTACAGCGCGAAGGAAAAACCTCTACTAATTTAGAAGAGCTTGCGGCTAAATTGGGCTTTAAGTCAGCCGAAGAATTATTTATTGCCGTCAGCAAAGAAGAGCTAAGCCCACGCAGCATTGAGCAGGTATTAGTTATCCCAGGCGCTGAGCAAAACCACAGCGCCGCTGCGTGGGTAACTAGAAAAAGCAGTGACTTAAGCGTGCTGCAAGGTGCGTCAAGCGGCGTGCTAGTGGTTGGAGTCAGCGCTTTAATGACGCATTTTGCCCGTTGCTGCCGACCGGCTCCTCCCGATCCAATTGTCGGCTTTGTGACGCGAGCTCGGGGCATATCCATTCATCGTGCTCAATGTGCAAGTTTTCTCCATCTGGCGCAGCGCATGCCTGAGCGGGTTATGCAAACGACTTGGCCTAGTCATGCCCAAAGCCGATTAGGTACAATAGTCTATCCAATTGACCTGGTCATAGAAGCAACTGATCGGCCCGGGCTGCTGCGTGATATATCGGAAGTTTTCGCGCGGGAAAAGATCAATGTCATTAACGTAAAAATTGTTAGCCGGCGCACCATTGCACTCATGCACTTCACGGTTGAAGTGACCAGTACCGCGCAGGTTTCGCGGGCGGCGGCGTTATTGATTGAAGTAGTAGGGGTGTTGCGCGCTATGCGTAAAAGCTAA
- a CDS encoding electron transfer flavoprotein-ubiquinone oxidoreductase: protein MSSTPFSDPSSQRESMEYDVVIVGGGPAGLAAAIHLKQLAQQKGAEISVCVLEKGSEIGAHILSGAVMDPRALSELFPDWKERGAPLETPVTEDRFLFLTSKRAYQAPAWILPETFKNHGSYLISLANVVRWLGRQAEALGVEIFPGFAAAEILYGADGAVKGVATGNLGVGRDGQPTEQFELGLELHAKYTLFCEGARGHLGRQLQEKYQLSAASDPQVYGLGIKELWEVPAAQHQPGLVIHTAGWPLDHATYGGSFLYHMANQQVALGLVVGLGYQNPYLSPFEEFQRYKTHPAIRSFLDGGKRISYGARAIAAGGLMSLPKLIFPGGALAGCEAGFLNAARIKGSHAAIKSAMLLAAATFEALAEGRQGDVLHAYPQAFKHSWLHQELSRARNFKQWMSKGLTLGTLMTGLEQKLLGGKMPWTLHHRQADHASLKPAAQFQPIAYPKPDGKLTFDRLSSVFLSNTNHAENQPAHLTLKDPTTPVNVNLQLYAGPEARYCPAAVYEFVADNNNPPHLQINAQNCVHCKTCDIKDPTQNIVWVAPEGGGGPNYPNM, encoded by the coding sequence ATGTCATCTACCCCCTTTTCTGATCCATCCAGCCAGCGCGAATCGATGGAATACGATGTAGTTATCGTCGGCGGCGGCCCAGCCGGCCTCGCGGCGGCGATTCATTTAAAACAGCTTGCCCAACAGAAAGGCGCTGAAATTAGCGTATGCGTACTTGAGAAAGGCTCAGAAATTGGCGCTCATATTTTGTCGGGCGCAGTCATGGATCCACGCGCGCTGAGTGAATTATTTCCCGATTGGAAAGAACGCGGCGCTCCACTTGAGACGCCTGTCACTGAAGATCGCTTTTTATTTCTGACATCCAAACGAGCGTATCAAGCACCTGCTTGGATCCTACCTGAGACTTTCAAAAATCATGGCAGTTACCTGATTAGCCTGGCCAACGTCGTGCGCTGGCTCGGGCGCCAAGCCGAAGCGCTTGGGGTTGAAATTTTCCCAGGCTTCGCCGCTGCGGAAATTCTATATGGTGCGGATGGCGCTGTCAAAGGCGTTGCCACGGGTAATCTGGGCGTAGGACGTGATGGCCAGCCGACTGAGCAATTTGAGCTGGGCCTAGAGCTGCATGCCAAATATACGCTTTTTTGCGAAGGCGCACGCGGACATTTAGGTCGCCAATTACAAGAAAAATACCAGCTCAGCGCTGCTTCCGATCCGCAAGTTTACGGCCTGGGCATTAAAGAATTATGGGAGGTCCCGGCCGCGCAACATCAGCCTGGTCTGGTCATACATACGGCCGGCTGGCCCCTTGACCATGCGACGTACGGCGGCTCTTTTCTATACCATATGGCCAACCAGCAAGTGGCGCTTGGGCTCGTGGTTGGGCTAGGCTATCAGAATCCTTATCTTTCGCCCTTTGAAGAGTTCCAACGCTATAAAACACACCCAGCGATTCGCTCCTTTCTTGACGGGGGCAAGCGCATTTCATATGGCGCCCGCGCGATCGCTGCGGGTGGCTTAATGTCGTTACCCAAATTAATCTTTCCAGGCGGTGCGCTAGCTGGCTGTGAGGCAGGTTTTTTGAATGCCGCCCGCATTAAAGGCAGTCATGCCGCAATTAAAAGCGCAATGCTGCTCGCCGCGGCAACTTTCGAGGCTTTAGCAGAAGGTCGCCAAGGTGATGTGCTGCACGCTTACCCCCAAGCTTTTAAGCATTCCTGGCTACACCAGGAGCTCTCTCGAGCCCGCAACTTTAAACAATGGATGAGCAAGGGACTCACGCTGGGCACCTTAATGACGGGACTTGAGCAAAAACTGCTCGGCGGCAAAATGCCGTGGACTTTGCACCATCGGCAAGCAGATCATGCGAGCCTAAAACCTGCGGCACAATTTCAGCCGATCGCTTATCCCAAACCCGATGGCAAACTCACCTTTGATCGGCTTTCTTCAGTTTTTCTTTCCAATACCAACCACGCAGAAAATCAACCCGCACATCTGACGTTGAAAGATCCCACTACGCCAGTCAATGTCAATTTACAGCTCTATGCCGGGCCAGAAGCTCGCTATTGCCCTGCTGCTGTATATGAATTCGTGGCCGACAACAATAACCCGCCGCATTTACAGATTAATGCGCAAAATTGTGTGCATTGCAAGACCTGCGATATTAAAGATCCGACGCAGAATATTGTATGGGTGGCGCCAGAAGGCGGCGGCGGGCCGAATTATCCCAATATGTGA
- a CDS encoding BrnA antitoxin family protein codes for MPKLKPGTVIPTPDEEVIINAGIAADPDSRELDDEWFAKAKPANKVLPPEIYSALVAKRPRGRPKADETKVFTAIRLDADLLDKFKATGKGWQTRVNAALRQYLAEHPLAQ; via the coding sequence ATGCCGAAACTTAAACCTGGGACAGTTATCCCTACACCAGATGAAGAAGTTATCATCAACGCAGGCATTGCTGCTGACCCTGATAGCCGTGAGCTTGATGATGAGTGGTTCGCTAAAGCCAAGCCCGCAAATAAAGTGCTCCCGCCTGAAATATACTCCGCGTTAGTTGCCAAGCGCCCTCGCGGGCGCCCGAAAGCTGATGAAACCAAAGTCTTTACTGCGATTCGCTTAGATGCCGACTTGTTAGATAAATTCAAGGCAACTGGTAAGGGCTGGCAAACCCGCGTGAATGCTGCTTTGCGCCAGTACTTGGCCGAGCACCCGCTGGCTCAATAA